One Paracoccus sp. SCSIO 75233 genomic window carries:
- a CDS encoding IS110 family transposase — protein sequence MSEIITVGLDLAKNVFQVHGADAAGGAVLRKKLRRTQVLGFFEALPPCVVAMEACGGAHYWGREIGKLGHEVRLIPPAYVKPFVKRQKNDAADAEAICEAAQRPTMRFVSVKSEETQGAAMVFRVRELLIRQRTQAINALRGHLAEFGQVVPQGAANASKLIAIVEDPESGLPAEATATLQVLIGSLAHLEAQIGRLDAEISRCAKENEVARRLMTVPGIGPLIATAIATLAPPPETFRKARDFAAWLGLVPRQHSTGGKQRLGATTKMGERSLRRLLIIGANSVIIKRHVHREAQPGTWLGNMLSRKPSMLVRVALANKMARIVWALMARGGVYQSPAVAA from the coding sequence ATGTCGGAGATTATCACGGTCGGGCTCGATCTGGCGAAGAATGTGTTCCAGGTGCATGGGGCGGACGCCGCAGGCGGTGCGGTGCTACGGAAGAAGCTGCGGCGCACGCAGGTGCTGGGGTTCTTTGAGGCTTTGCCGCCTTGCGTCGTGGCGATGGAAGCCTGTGGTGGTGCACATTACTGGGGTCGAGAGATTGGCAAGCTTGGACATGAGGTCCGGCTGATCCCTCCGGCCTACGTGAAGCCCTTCGTCAAACGGCAGAAGAATGACGCCGCCGACGCCGAGGCGATTTGCGAAGCTGCACAGCGTCCGACGATGCGCTTCGTGTCGGTGAAGAGCGAAGAGACCCAAGGGGCGGCGATGGTGTTCCGCGTGCGCGAGTTACTGATCCGGCAGCGCACCCAGGCGATCAACGCCCTGCGCGGTCACCTTGCCGAGTTCGGGCAGGTTGTGCCGCAGGGCGCTGCCAATGCCTCGAAGCTGATCGCCATCGTCGAAGATCCAGAGAGCGGGTTGCCCGCCGAGGCGACAGCCACCCTGCAGGTTCTGATCGGATCCTTGGCGCACCTCGAGGCGCAGATCGGGAGGCTCGATGCCGAGATCTCACGCTGCGCCAAAGAGAACGAGGTCGCCCGACGGCTGATGACGGTGCCGGGCATCGGCCCGCTGATCGCGACGGCCATCGCGACACTTGCGCCGCCTCCCGAGACCTTCCGGAAGGCCCGGGATTTTGCAGCCTGGCTCGGGTTGGTGCCCAGGCAACACTCGACCGGTGGCAAGCAGCGCCTCGGAGCGACGACGAAGATGGGCGAGCGGTCTCTCAGGCGGCTGCTGATCATTGGCGCCAACAGCGTGATCATCAAGCGCCACGTCCATCGTGAAGCTCAACCCGGCACATGGCTGGGGAACATGCTGTCGCGCAAGCCGTCGATGCTGGTGCGTGTCGCGCTGGCGAACAAGATGGCGCGGATTGTCTGGGCTTTGATGGCCCGCGGTGGCGTATACCAGTCTCCGGCCGTGGCAGCGTAA
- a CDS encoding IS5-like element ISPko1 family transposase has protein sequence MSRPTPPTYRTRNWPAYNEALKRRGSLTIWFDPEMSWDAAPTGRRGRQQTYSDAAIQTCLSMKVLFGMALRQTTGFVESLLRLVGLDWAVPDFSTLSRRQKTLAVNIPYRCSKGPLHLLIDSTGIKVEGEGEWHARKHGGPKRRVWRKIHLGIDEETLEVRAVEVTGSHIGDAPVLPDLLNQIPAYEQISSVTADGAYDTRKCHDAIADRGARAVIPPRKNAKPWKTVTAGAIARNEALRASKYLGRALWRRWSGYHRRSRVETKMHCVKLLGQRLMARDFDRQVAELQVRIAVLNGYTALGIPVTEPVG, from the coding sequence ATGAGCAGACCTACACCCCCGACCTACAGGACCAGGAACTGGCCAGCCTACAATGAAGCGCTCAAGCGCCGCGGCTCGCTGACGATCTGGTTCGATCCCGAGATGAGCTGGGATGCCGCGCCGACAGGTAGGCGTGGCCGCCAGCAGACCTACAGCGATGCCGCCATCCAGACATGCCTTTCGATGAAGGTGCTGTTCGGCATGGCGCTTCGGCAGACGACAGGCTTCGTCGAAAGCCTACTGCGGCTGGTCGGCCTCGACTGGGCGGTGCCCGACTTCAGCACCCTGTCCCGCCGCCAGAAGACCCTGGCCGTGAACATCCCGTATCGCTGCTCCAAGGGGCCGCTGCACCTGCTGATCGACAGCACGGGTATCAAAGTCGAGGGCGAAGGCGAGTGGCACGCCCGCAAGCATGGTGGACCCAAACGGCGCGTCTGGCGCAAGATCCATCTCGGGATCGACGAGGAAACACTGGAGGTTCGCGCAGTCGAGGTCACAGGGAGCCATATCGGCGATGCACCGGTCTTACCCGACCTGCTCAACCAGATCCCAGCGTACGAGCAGATCAGCAGCGTCACTGCCGACGGTGCCTACGACACCCGCAAATGCCACGATGCAATCGCTGACCGCGGCGCCCGCGCTGTCATTCCGCCTCGCAAGAATGCCAAGCCGTGGAAGACCGTCACCGCCGGCGCGATCGCACGAAACGAAGCGCTGCGGGCATCGAAATACCTCGGTCGTGCTCTCTGGCGACGATGGAGCGGATACCACCGCCGAAGCCGCGTCGAAACGAAGATGCACTGTGTGAAACTGCTGGGGCAGCGCCTCATGGCGCGGGACTTCGACCGACAGGTCGCGGAGCTTCAGGTCCGTATCGCCGTTCTGAACGGCTACACCGCGCTCGGCATCCCTGTCACAGAGCCCGTGGGATAA